In Agromyces sp. G08B096, a genomic segment contains:
- a CDS encoding acyl-CoA carboxylase subunit beta, which yields MSDGPDLSTTAGKLADLKQRYHEAVTASGEAAIEKQHAKGKMTARERIAELLDPGSFVELDEFVRHRTHAFGMEAKRPYGDAVVTGTGTIHGRQVAVYSQDFTIFGGSLGEVAGEKIIKVQELALKTGVPIIGILDSGGARIQEGVVALGKYGEIFRRNTAASGVIPQISIVCGPAAGGAVYSPALTDFVIMVDKTSQMFVTGPDVIKTVTGEDVGMEELGGALTHNTVSGVAHYLASDESDALDYVRTLVSFLPDNNLSEPPVFEAETELEITDADRRLDTVIPDSPNQPYDMHTVIEGIVDHGDFLEVQPLFAPNIVVGFARVEGRSVGIIANQPSQMAGTLNIAAGEKAARFVRFCDAFGIPILTLVDVPGYLPGTDQEWTGVIRRGAKLLYAYAEATVPLVTVITRKAYGGAYIVMGSKQLGADINLAWPTAEIAVMGGQGAVNILYRGEIKRAEEAGEDVAAVRTQLANEYTYNVASPFLAAERGELDGVIEPAATRVSLVKALRMLRTKRASLPPKKHGNIPL from the coding sequence ATCAGCGACGGCCCCGACCTCTCCACGACCGCCGGCAAGCTCGCCGACCTCAAGCAGCGCTACCACGAAGCGGTGACCGCCTCCGGCGAGGCGGCGATCGAGAAGCAGCACGCCAAGGGCAAGATGACCGCCCGCGAGCGCATCGCCGAGCTCCTCGACCCGGGGTCCTTCGTCGAGCTGGACGAGTTCGTCCGTCACCGCACGCACGCGTTCGGCATGGAGGCCAAGCGGCCCTACGGCGACGCGGTCGTCACGGGCACCGGCACCATCCACGGACGTCAGGTCGCCGTCTACTCGCAGGACTTCACCATCTTCGGCGGCTCGCTCGGCGAGGTCGCCGGCGAGAAGATCATCAAGGTCCAGGAGCTCGCGCTGAAGACGGGCGTGCCCATCATCGGCATCCTCGACTCGGGCGGAGCCCGCATCCAGGAGGGCGTCGTCGCGCTCGGCAAGTACGGCGAGATCTTCCGCCGCAACACGGCCGCGTCCGGCGTGATCCCGCAGATCTCGATCGTCTGCGGTCCGGCGGCCGGCGGCGCCGTCTACTCCCCCGCCCTCACCGACTTCGTCATCATGGTCGACAAGACCAGCCAGATGTTCGTCACGGGGCCGGACGTCATCAAGACCGTGACCGGCGAGGACGTCGGCATGGAGGAGCTCGGCGGCGCGCTCACGCACAACACCGTCTCGGGCGTCGCTCACTACCTCGCGAGCGACGAATCCGACGCCCTCGACTACGTCCGCACGCTCGTGTCCTTCCTGCCCGACAACAACCTGTCCGAGCCGCCGGTGTTCGAGGCCGAGACGGAGCTCGAGATCACCGACGCCGACCGCCGGCTCGACACGGTCATCCCCGACTCCCCGAACCAGCCGTACGACATGCACACCGTCATCGAGGGCATCGTCGACCACGGCGACTTCCTCGAGGTGCAGCCGCTGTTCGCGCCGAACATCGTCGTCGGGTTCGCCCGCGTCGAGGGCCGGTCGGTCGGCATCATCGCGAATCAGCCGAGCCAGATGGCCGGCACGCTCAACATCGCCGCGGGCGAGAAGGCGGCCCGGTTCGTGCGGTTCTGCGACGCGTTCGGCATCCCGATCCTCACCCTCGTCGACGTGCCCGGCTACCTGCCCGGCACCGACCAGGAGTGGACCGGCGTCATCCGACGCGGCGCGAAGCTGCTCTACGCGTACGCCGAGGCGACGGTGCCGCTCGTCACCGTCATCACACGGAAGGCGTACGGCGGGGCCTACATCGTCATGGGCTCGAAGCAGCTGGGCGCCGACATCAACCTCGCCTGGCCGACCGCCGAGATCGCGGTGATGGGCGGTCAGGGCGCCGTGAACATCCTCTACCGCGGGGAGATCAAGCGCGCCGAGGAGGCCGGCGAAGACGTCGCGGCGGTCCGCACGCAGCTCGCCAACGAGTACACCTACAACGTCGCCTCGCCGTTCCTCGCCGCCGAACGCGGCGAGCTCGACGGCGTCATCGAGCCGGCCGCGACGCGCGTCTCGCTCGTGAAGGCGCTGCGGATGCTCCGCACCAAGCGTGCGAGCCTGCCGCCGAAGAAGCACGGGAACATCCCGCTGTAG
- a CDS encoding acyl-CoA carboxylase epsilon subunit, with amino-acid sequence MTDDTTAPDLRFLTSVSAEEAAAATAVLLAAMAEHTDTPTAATGDDRRWVRGAGALRAPLTAGPGRWASWGR; translated from the coding sequence ATGACCGACGACACGACCGCTCCCGACCTCCGCTTCCTCACCTCGGTCTCCGCCGAAGAGGCGGCCGCCGCCACCGCGGTGCTCCTCGCGGCCATGGCCGAGCACACCGACACCCCGACCGCGGCGACCGGCGACGACCGGCGCTGGGTGCGCGGCGCCGGCGCGCTCCGGGCGCCGCTGACCGCCGGCCCCGGACGCTGGGCGTCGTGGGGTCGATGA
- a CDS encoding ATP-binding protein — translation MTRAQVETVAARALGVFGLVFSAQTVPSALAQAGALVDGAGIALMAVLYGIAVVVALATFTRVGVRTAATSYAFAYALALAAWPALVEDPALLEGRAPWLYYLCTIATTAAVVAFPVGGAVGYTVAVPMLYGLVRLSPAGGGVGPALAGLDAVYALILGIVVLVIITMLRQAAEAVDQAQDAALQRYDVAARQHATEIERVKIDALVHDSVLTTLLSAAAATTPDEQALAARMARDAVKRLDEAGATGPRSLERVALTVLVRRLRAAMTTFTTPFTVRVVNAGGVELPVEAVDALYTAAVQAMVNSAQHADEPGRTTRRELRVRGVRAGGCVIEVSDNGAGFDPAAVPQERLGLRVSIEERMANAGGRSRLDARPGHGTTVVLAWPAEAMGDAS, via the coding sequence GTGACCCGCGCGCAGGTCGAGACCGTCGCCGCGCGCGCGCTCGGCGTCTTCGGGCTGGTGTTCTCGGCGCAGACCGTGCCGTCGGCGCTCGCCCAGGCGGGCGCGCTCGTCGACGGCGCGGGCATCGCGCTCATGGCCGTGCTGTACGGCATCGCCGTGGTCGTCGCCCTCGCGACATTCACCCGGGTCGGGGTGCGCACCGCCGCCACGAGCTACGCGTTCGCGTACGCCCTCGCGCTCGCGGCCTGGCCGGCCCTGGTCGAAGATCCCGCGCTCCTCGAGGGACGTGCGCCCTGGCTGTACTACCTCTGCACGATCGCGACGACGGCGGCCGTCGTGGCGTTCCCGGTGGGCGGCGCCGTCGGCTACACCGTCGCGGTGCCGATGCTCTACGGCCTCGTCCGGCTGTCACCGGCCGGCGGGGGCGTCGGCCCCGCGCTCGCCGGACTCGACGCGGTCTACGCGCTCATCCTCGGCATCGTCGTGCTCGTGATCATCACGATGCTGCGGCAGGCGGCCGAGGCCGTCGACCAGGCGCAGGACGCCGCGCTGCAGCGCTACGACGTCGCCGCGAGGCAGCACGCGACCGAGATCGAGCGGGTGAAGATCGACGCGCTCGTGCACGATTCGGTGCTGACGACCCTGCTCTCGGCGGCCGCGGCGACCACGCCCGACGAGCAGGCGCTCGCGGCACGGATGGCGCGCGACGCGGTGAAACGCCTGGACGAGGCCGGCGCGACGGGCCCGCGCTCGCTCGAGCGCGTCGCGCTGACGGTCCTCGTGCGGCGGCTCCGCGCCGCGATGACGACGTTCACGACGCCGTTCACGGTGCGCGTGGTGAACGCGGGCGGCGTGGAGCTGCCCGTCGAGGCGGTGGACGCCCTGTACACGGCCGCCGTGCAGGCGATGGTGAACTCGGCGCAGCACGCCGACGAGCCGGGGCGCACGACCCGGCGCGAGCTCCGCGTCCGCGGCGTGCGGGCCGGCGGCTGCGTCATCGAGGTCTCCGACAACGGCGCGGGGTTCGACCCCGCCGCGGTTCCGCAGGAGCGCCTCGGTCTGCGCGTATCGATCGAGGAGCGCATGGCGAACGCCGGCGGACGTTCCCGGCTGGATGCGCGGCCCGGACACGGCACGACCGTCGTGCTCGCCTGGCCCGCCGAGGCGATGGGGGATGCCTCGTGA
- a CDS encoding response regulator transcription factor, with protein MAAETARAEQAQETSPGATVAIVDDHEAVRLGLRAACQDAGYRVVAETAGVPELLDRLDGGRCDVVVLDLSLGDGRSVTENVRSLLATGSAVLVHSIADRVAAVREALAAGAAGVIPKSSPMSVVINAIDTVARGEVLNNVEWASAIEADRDFAKAQLGRRERDVLHLYASGLPLKLVALQLGIAHSTAREYLDRIRAKYVEVGRPAPTKVDLLRRAVEDGILPGLDGDAGDARG; from the coding sequence GTGGCCGCGGAGACCGCACGCGCCGAGCAGGCGCAGGAGACGTCGCCGGGGGCGACCGTCGCGATCGTCGACGATCACGAGGCCGTCCGGCTGGGGCTTCGCGCCGCGTGCCAGGACGCCGGGTACCGGGTGGTCGCGGAGACCGCGGGCGTGCCCGAGCTGCTCGACCGGCTCGACGGCGGGCGGTGCGACGTCGTCGTCCTCGACCTCTCGCTCGGCGACGGCCGTTCGGTGACCGAGAACGTGCGGAGTCTGCTCGCGACCGGCAGCGCCGTCCTCGTGCACAGCATCGCCGACCGTGTGGCGGCCGTGCGCGAGGCGCTCGCGGCCGGGGCGGCGGGCGTCATCCCGAAGTCGTCGCCGATGTCGGTCGTCATCAACGCGATCGACACGGTCGCGCGCGGCGAGGTGCTGAACAACGTCGAGTGGGCGAGCGCCATCGAAGCCGACCGCGACTTCGCGAAGGCCCAGCTCGGTCGGCGCGAGCGCGACGTGCTGCATCTCTACGCGTCGGGGCTGCCGCTGAAACTCGTCGCCCTGCAGCTCGGCATCGCCCACTCGACCGCCCGCGAGTACCTCGACCGCATCCGGGCGAAGTACGTCGAGGTGGGCCGGCCCGCGCCGACCAAGGTCGACCTGCTGCGACGCGCCGTCGAAGACGGCATCCTCCCCGGGCTCGACGGCGACGCCGGAGATGCCCGCGGCTGA
- a CDS encoding TRAM domain-containing protein codes for MPRPPRPRRPRADRTERPARRSREPRPPATDGPLLDLEVERIAHGGVAVAHHEGRVVFVADAIPGERVRARVTDASKDRFWRADTIEVLDASPDRREHVWAEASVARAPEDRAGGAEFGHILMERQRALKADVLREGLARFAGLDRAVAVEPVDAELAPGVDAGFGTGWRTRVRLHVDDEGRIGPFAARSHRVVPVDSLPLAVGELQERAPLGDRLPGSRFVDLVAPSAGDAEMIVDAPAGGEGAVVREIVEGRTFQLDRGGFWQVHRGAAATLSRAVRDAVDGDRFDPRAANLDLYGGVGLLAAAVADRFGETVRITSVEADERATDHASANLADHVGARAETGRVDRWLAELEASADRALQARLRAATVVLDPPRSGAGREVVERLAALRPAQLVYVACDPIALARDLGTFREHGYELEELRAFDLFPNTHHVEAVARLGAIV; via the coding sequence ATGCCTCGTCCGCCCCGCCCCCGCCGGCCACGTGCCGACCGCACCGAGCGTCCGGCTCGCCGCTCGCGCGAGCCGCGTCCGCCCGCCACCGACGGGCCGCTGCTCGACCTCGAGGTCGAGCGCATCGCCCACGGCGGCGTCGCGGTCGCCCATCACGAGGGGCGCGTCGTGTTCGTCGCCGACGCGATCCCCGGCGAGCGGGTCCGCGCACGCGTCACGGATGCCTCGAAGGACCGGTTCTGGCGCGCCGACACCATCGAGGTGCTCGACGCCTCGCCCGACCGCCGCGAGCACGTCTGGGCCGAGGCATCCGTCGCCCGCGCGCCGGAAGACCGCGCGGGCGGGGCGGAGTTCGGTCACATCCTCATGGAGCGCCAGCGGGCGTTGAAGGCCGACGTGCTGCGCGAGGGGCTCGCCCGGTTCGCGGGACTCGACCGCGCGGTCGCGGTCGAGCCGGTCGACGCCGAACTCGCGCCGGGCGTGGACGCCGGATTCGGCACCGGCTGGCGCACCCGGGTGCGACTCCACGTCGACGACGAGGGGCGCATCGGCCCGTTCGCGGCGCGGAGCCACCGGGTGGTGCCGGTCGACTCGCTGCCGCTCGCCGTGGGCGAGCTGCAGGAGCGCGCCCCGCTCGGCGACCGCCTGCCCGGGAGCCGGTTCGTCGATCTGGTCGCGCCGAGTGCGGGCGATGCGGAGATGATCGTCGACGCGCCGGCGGGCGGCGAGGGGGCCGTCGTCCGCGAGATCGTCGAGGGGCGCACCTTCCAGCTCGACCGCGGAGGGTTCTGGCAGGTGCACCGAGGTGCGGCCGCCACGCTCTCCCGCGCCGTGCGCGACGCCGTCGACGGCGACCGGTTCGACCCCCGCGCCGCGAACCTCGACCTCTACGGCGGCGTCGGACTGCTCGCCGCCGCCGTCGCCGACCGGTTCGGCGAGACGGTGCGGATCACGAGCGTCGAGGCGGACGAGCGGGCGACCGACCACGCCTCAGCGAACCTCGCCGACCACGTCGGCGCCCGCGCCGAGACCGGCCGGGTCGACCGGTGGCTCGCCGAGCTCGAGGCATCCGCCGATCGCGCCCTGCAGGCGCGTCTGCGGGCCGCGACCGTCGTGCTCGACCCGCCGCGTTCCGGCGCGGGGCGCGAGGTCGTCGAGCGGCTCGCAGCCCTGCGGCCCGCCCAGCTCGTGTACGTGGCCTGCGACCCGATCGCGCTCGCCCGCGACCTCGGCACCTTCCGGGAGCACGGGTACGAGCTCGAGGAGCTCCGCGCTTTCGACCTCTTCCCGAACACGCATCATGTCGAGGCGGTCGCACGCCTTGGCGCTATCGTGTGA